ACTCGTTTATATCAATCTTTGGGGTTTGATGGTGTTGAATCTGTTAGCACCATGTACTTGCAATTTGCCAAGTTAAAAAATCCCGTCAATGGTGAGAAATATTCTATTTATGTGATTGGCTTTGACCCAGGAAATCCGGTACTAAATATCCCAGAAATTGAGCAGAATTTGGACAAGCTCAAAATTCCTGATGTCATGCTATTTGACCGCGATTCTCGTCCAGAATTTGGGCCAATTGCTGCGAATTTTGATAAAGGAGATACTGAACAGACAATTGAAATCTTTCCTTTTGATGGGCCAATTGGCTATAACGTACGAGTCGGGGGATTATTTAGCTTAGGCCCTTCCTTTGGTGTAGATGGAAACTTAATTGTCAGCGACTCAACTTTTTTGCGGATAAATCCCAATACTCGTCCAGCAGAAAAAATCGACATCGGCATAATTACTCTCAAGCCTGATGCTGATAAAGAAAAAGTTTTAAAGAGTTTACAAGGCAATTTACCAAATGATGTTCTAGTTTTTACTCGTCAAGGCTTTATCAACTTTGAGAAACAATATTGGGCAGATAGAACACCGATTGGTTTTATTTTGAATCTAATGTTAACAATGGCTTCTGTGGTAGG
This sequence is a window from Aulosira sp. FACHB-615. Protein-coding genes within it:
- the devC gene encoding ABC transporter permease DevC, encoding MNFKIPLAWLQLAQQKIRFVVAVAGIAFIVLLMFVQLGFQDALYSSATAVHQSLRGDLFLVSAQYKSLTSNQSFSRTRLYQSLGFDGVESVSTMYLQFAKLKNPVNGEKYSIYVIGFDPGNPVLNIPEIEQNLDKLKIPDVMLFDRDSRPEFGPIAANFDKGDTEQTIEIFPFDGPIGYNVRVGGLFSLGPSFGVDGNLIVSDSTFLRINPNTRPAEKIDIGIITLKPDADKEKVLKSLQGNLPNDVLVFTRQGFINFEKQYWADRTPIGFILNLMLTMASVVGVVIVYQILYSNIATQFIAYATLKAIGYPNSYLLKVVFQQALILAFLSYIPGFFTSIILYDFAREATKLPIMMNATNALIVFISAVLMCITSGALAINKLRSADPADIF